A stretch of [Clostridium] scindens DNA encodes these proteins:
- a CDS encoding ornithine cyclodeaminase family protein, translating to MLLLSREDIKKVFTIKDAIEADKKAFQLVVEGKCDAPLRTNIQAPKHDGCFLFMPAYVEDMETASLKIINIFPHNIDNGIPSSPAQVLLIDGKTGIVIAVLDGTYVTQLRTGAASGAAFDVLAKKDCRIGALIGTGGQAATQLEAMIAARKLEEVRVYDLNFERTKDFAARMQEELKDYGTRIVAVETSDAAIDDADLLITVTPSSKPVFDGTKIKKGATISCVGAYQHHMQEMDPAILPRASKIYFDSEDAVLSESGDILIPLEEGIITKDDFTGDLGNVIKGELVGRENDDEIIVFETVGVATQDLVAAREIYDKAVKAGVGTEWN from the coding sequence ATGTTACTATTGTCAAGAGAGGACATTAAAAAAGTATTTACAATCAAAGATGCCATTGAGGCAGACAAAAAAGCATTTCAACTGGTAGTAGAAGGAAAATGCGACGCGCCGCTTCGGACGAACATCCAGGCGCCAAAGCATGACGGATGCTTCCTGTTCATGCCTGCATACGTAGAGGACATGGAGACCGCATCCTTAAAGATCATCAACATTTTCCCGCACAATATCGATAACGGGATTCCGTCATCTCCTGCACAGGTACTGCTGATTGACGGAAAGACAGGAATCGTGATAGCGGTTCTGGACGGTACCTATGTTACCCAGCTTCGTACAGGGGCAGCATCGGGGGCTGCCTTTGACGTGCTGGCGAAGAAGGACTGCAGGATTGGAGCATTGATCGGAACTGGCGGACAGGCAGCAACCCAGCTTGAGGCAATGATCGCTGCAAGAAAACTGGAAGAAGTCAGAGTATACGATCTCAACTTTGAAAGGACAAAAGATTTTGCAGCCCGCATGCAGGAAGAATTAAAGGATTACGGAACCAGGATTGTCGCAGTAGAAACTTCTGACGCGGCCATTGACGATGCAGACCTTCTGATTACGGTTACGCCGTCATCCAAGCCTGTATTCGATGGAACCAAGATTAAGAAAGGCGCTACCATCAGCTGCGTGGGGGCTTACCAGCATCACATGCAGGAGATGGACCCAGCCATCCTTCCAAGAGCATCCAAGATCTACTTTGATTCCGAGGACGCAGTATTGTCCGAGTCAGGAGACATCCTGATCCCACTGGAAGAAGGAATCATTACAAAAGATGATTTTACAGGAGACCTGGGCAATGTCATCAAGGGCGAGCTGGTAGGACGCGAGAATGACGACGAGATCATCGTATTCGAGACCGTAGGCGTAGCCACGCAGGACCTTGTGGCAGCAAGAGAAATCTACGACAAGGCAGTCAAGGCCGGAGTCGGCACAGAGTGGAACTAG
- a CDS encoding tautomerase family protein, translating into MPHISIKMYPGRTEEVKKDLAEKTKDFICQEMNMEEKYISVSVEEIEKDKWNEEVVDKINPDDLYVKANF; encoded by the coding sequence ATGCCACATATTTCAATTAAAATGTATCCGGGAAGAACGGAAGAAGTAAAGAAGGATCTCGCAGAAAAGACAAAAGATTTTATCTGCCAGGAAATGAATATGGAAGAAAAGTACATATCCGTCTCTGTGGAAGAGATTGAAAAAGATAAATGGAATGAAGAAGTTGTAGATAAAATCAATCCAGACGATCTGTATGTAAAAGCCAACTTCTAA
- a CDS encoding dicarboxylate/amino acid:cation symporter — MEKKKGLSISLTTQILIATVGGIIFGSIVGPWAANLKFIGDIFIRLIQMSVVLLVMSAVAAAVGSGDSQDVGKMGFHTFKWIIFFTVISAGLGVLLAMLIQPGVGIEIASAEEVANATVESTSLQETILGFVPTNIIGSMADSAMVPCIVFALFFGIAMGAYTRQSGNRNMVEWVTGLNTIITNIIKTVMHIAPIGIFCLLANVAGSTGLKVIIPMMKFLGVLLIGDLIQFLIYGPLTAALCKVNPAKMPKKFAKMSMMAVTTTSGAICLPTKMEDAVTKFGISRKVADFTGPITMSMNSCGAAQCYVVAIFFMAQSTGINMTVYQMGMAILLSCLMCMGTIAVPGGSVIVYTFLASSLGLPLESIAVLIGIDWFAGMFRTLMNVDVDVMVGMLVANKLGELDRDVYNDKKAVTY, encoded by the coding sequence ATGGAGAAGAAGAAGGGACTGTCAATATCGCTTACGACCCAGATTCTGATAGCGACAGTTGGCGGAATTATATTTGGCTCGATTGTAGGGCCATGGGCTGCAAATTTAAAATTTATTGGGGATATTTTTATCCGACTGATTCAGATGTCCGTAGTGCTTCTGGTAATGTCTGCGGTAGCGGCAGCAGTAGGAAGCGGAGACAGCCAGGATGTTGGAAAGATGGGATTCCATACGTTTAAATGGATCATATTTTTTACCGTAATATCAGCCGGACTGGGCGTTTTACTGGCCATGCTGATACAGCCAGGCGTAGGCATTGAGATAGCAAGCGCCGAAGAAGTGGCAAATGCAACGGTTGAGTCAACCTCGCTCCAGGAGACAATACTTGGATTCGTGCCGACGAATATCATCGGCTCTATGGCTGACAGCGCTATGGTGCCATGCATCGTCTTCGCGTTATTCTTCGGAATCGCGATGGGCGCATATACCAGACAGAGCGGCAACCGCAATATGGTGGAATGGGTTACCGGACTCAATACGATCATTACCAACATCATTAAGACGGTCATGCACATCGCACCAATCGGAATCTTCTGCCTGCTTGCAAATGTTGCAGGCTCGACAGGACTGAAAGTAATCATTCCGATGATGAAATTCCTGGGCGTGCTTCTGATTGGAGATTTGATACAGTTCTTGATCTATGGTCCGCTCACAGCAGCGCTTTGCAAGGTCAATCCGGCCAAGATGCCGAAGAAGTTTGCCAAGATGTCTATGATGGCCGTAACGACTACTTCAGGAGCAATCTGCCTTCCTACAAAGATGGAAGATGCAGTGACGAAGTTCGGTATCAGCCGCAAGGTAGCAGATTTTACTGGACCGATTACTATGTCCATGAATAGTTGCGGCGCAGCGCAGTGCTACGTAGTTGCGATCTTCTTTATGGCCCAGTCTACCGGCATCAACATGACGGTATATCAGATGGGAATGGCAATCCTGCTGTCCTGCCTGATGTGCATGGGAACCATTGCAGTACCGGGAGGCTCCGTAATCGTATATACATTCCTTGCTTCATCTTTGGGACTTCCACTGGAAAGCATTGCTGTCCTGATTGGAATCGACTGGTTCGCCGGCATGTTCCGTACGCTGATGAATGTGGATGTAGACGTTATGGTCGGCATGCTTGTGGCGAATAAGCTGGGAGAACTGGACCGGGATGTATACAACGACAAGAAGGCAGTTACATACTAG
- a CDS encoding LytS/YhcK type 5TM receptor domain-containing protein produces MQTNQLVFELIMNIGLMVLVASLLSKLQLVQDIILQEKRNWKSQALLSVMFGAIIILSTYTGIDIGSYSLNTRVIGAMAAGLLGGPLVGLYASMIGAVYVYLFSAPQAFAMASAFSTVLFGLLGGGFYPYFQRGKWKYKDLFLLACFAEVCDMVSLLRFTVPVQMALKTILEISGPMILLNAGGILIFISSFNNIFIRQDLESSRQLQRASDLSKRCLPLLVEGLHKGENMEELASVLLEGTDWAGVMVTDATSILEWKAKEVDYQPEDDAIPPVGKEALKTGQVAAVYQASRDSSDYEWLKNYSMIAAPFIIKEQPIGCLIVWVKKKWVLRQSEMELLQHLVTIASFQIAMAELEHQKTMRQKAEFKALQFQVNPHFLFNALNTISCVCRENPERARELLVTLASYFRYNLDYEAYMVPMEEELDHVRDYLELEKARFEDKLLVTYDLPECMDIQIPTLILQPIVENAVRHGIDRKGKRIVHIRIEEAEDAFIVQVCDQGQGFKPEVLEKLENGEPIGKSIGLSNVHKRMKSTYGEDGGLKIESSPEGSCVELQFRKERVKENIYEDRGN; encoded by the coding sequence ATGCAGACGAATCAGCTGGTATTTGAGTTAATTATGAACATTGGGCTTATGGTACTCGTGGCAAGCCTGCTGTCGAAGCTGCAGCTGGTCCAGGATATCATCCTGCAGGAGAAGAGGAATTGGAAGAGCCAGGCGCTTCTGTCGGTGATGTTTGGGGCCATCATTATTCTGTCTACGTATACCGGAATCGATATCGGCTCTTACAGCCTGAATACCCGGGTGATCGGCGCTATGGCGGCGGGCCTTCTGGGCGGGCCGCTGGTAGGCCTGTATGCCTCCATGATAGGAGCGGTCTATGTCTACCTCTTTTCCGCTCCCCAGGCATTTGCCATGGCATCCGCTTTCTCCACAGTGCTGTTCGGCCTTCTGGGCGGAGGCTTCTATCCATATTTCCAGAGAGGGAAATGGAAGTACAAGGATCTGTTTTTGCTGGCTTGCTTTGCGGAAGTCTGCGATATGGTATCCCTTCTTCGCTTTACGGTTCCGGTACAGATGGCGCTCAAGACCATATTGGAGATCTCAGGGCCGATGATTCTTCTGAATGCCGGCGGAATCCTGATCTTTATCTCCAGCTTCAACAATATTTTCATCAGGCAGGATTTGGAAAGCAGCCGCCAGCTGCAGCGGGCGTCAGATTTGTCGAAACGGTGTCTGCCCCTGCTGGTGGAGGGACTGCACAAAGGGGAAAATATGGAGGAACTGGCTTCTGTCCTGCTGGAAGGGACGGACTGGGCAGGGGTAATGGTGACAGACGCCACATCCATTCTGGAGTGGAAGGCCAAGGAGGTGGATTACCAGCCCGAAGATGATGCCATTCCGCCGGTGGGCAAGGAAGCCCTTAAGACGGGACAGGTGGCTGCCGTATATCAGGCATCCAGGGATAGTTCCGACTATGAATGGCTGAAGAATTATTCCATGATAGCGGCGCCGTTTATCATAAAAGAGCAGCCCATCGGCTGCCTGATCGTGTGGGTCAAGAAGAAGTGGGTGCTGCGCCAAAGCGAGATGGAACTGCTGCAGCATCTGGTAACCATTGCATCTTTCCAGATTGCCATGGCGGAGCTGGAGCACCAGAAGACGATGCGCCAGAAGGCAGAATTCAAAGCGCTGCAGTTCCAGGTGAATCCGCATTTCCTGTTCAATGCGCTGAATACCATATCCTGCGTATGCAGGGAGAACCCGGAGAGGGCAAGAGAGCTGCTGGTCACGCTGGCCAGCTATTTCCGCTATAATCTGGATTATGAAGCATACATGGTTCCCATGGAAGAGGAACTGGATCATGTAAGGGACTATCTGGAACTGGAAAAGGCAAGATTCGAGGACAAGCTTCTGGTGACCTATGACCTTCCGGAATGTATGGACATACAGATTCCGACCCTTATACTGCAGCCCATCGTGGAAAATGCGGTGCGCCATGGAATCGACCGGAAGGGAAAACGCATCGTACATATAAGGATAGAAGAAGCAGAAGACGCGTTTATCGTGCAGGTCTGCGACCAGGGGCAGGGCTTTAAGCCGGAGGTTCTGGAGAAATTAGAAAATGGAGAGCCTATCGGCAAGAGTATTGGATTAAGCAACGTGCACAAGCGGATGAAGAGTACCTATGGCGAGGATGGAGGACTGAAGATTGAAAGTTCGCCGGAAGGCTCCTGCGTGGAACTTCAGTTCCGGAAGGAAAGAGTGAAGGAGAATATTTATGAGGATCGCGGTAATTGA
- a CDS encoding LytR/AlgR family response regulator transcription factor — translation MRIAVIDDERPARSELRHQLLELLPDAVIEEGDCGAKALEIAGEEKYDICFLDINLGDINGTVLVNALRTMQPEMEIVFVTAYSEYAVQAFELGVEDYIMKPFDRKRLEKVLRRCMAQPDAAARTEAPSDRAAVKRLAISSNGKTVFEDIKDIVYIETYNRGCLIHTVGNEYRENKPIGEYEKKLEDMGFFRIHKSYLINLDKVKEVFPWGNNSFSLKMKGYEENILPIGRDKTKILRQKLGY, via the coding sequence ATGAGGATCGCGGTAATTGATGATGAGAGACCGGCAAGAAGCGAATTAAGGCACCAGCTTCTGGAACTTCTTCCGGATGCGGTGATCGAAGAAGGAGACTGCGGGGCAAAGGCCCTGGAGATTGCCGGGGAAGAGAAGTACGATATCTGCTTCCTGGATATCAATCTGGGTGATATCAATGGCACAGTCCTGGTCAATGCGCTGCGGACCATGCAGCCGGAGATGGAGATCGTCTTTGTGACTGCCTATTCGGAGTATGCGGTACAGGCATTCGAACTGGGAGTGGAAGACTATATTATGAAACCCTTTGACAGGAAGCGCCTGGAGAAAGTGCTCCGCAGATGCATGGCCCAGCCGGATGCTGCAGCCCGTACTGAAGCGCCATCGGATCGGGCGGCTGTAAAAAGGCTGGCTATCAGCAGCAATGGGAAGACTGTCTTTGAAGATATCAAGGATATCGTCTATATCGAGACGTACAACAGAGGCTGCCTGATTCATACAGTAGGCAATGAGTACCGGGAGAATAAGCCCATCGGCGAGTATGAAAAGAAGCTGGAAGACATGGGGTTTTTCAGGATCCATAAAAGTTATCTCATCAATCTGGACAAGGTAAAGGAAGTCTTTCCATGGGGAAATAACAGCTTCAGCCTGAAAATGAAGGGGTACGAGGAGAATATTCTTCCAATCGGGAGAGACAAGACAAAGATCCTGCGGCAGAAACTGGGATATTAA
- a CDS encoding TIGR00266 family protein produces the protein MRYQIQGETLPVVICELEGGEKMITEGGGMAWMSPNMLMETTTNGGIGKAFGRMFSGERMFQNIYTAQGGPGMIAFASSFPGSVRAFQIAPGQEMILQKSAFLAGEMGIELSVFFNKKFSSGLFGGEGFIMQKVSGHGIVFTEFDGHVIEYELQPGQQIVVDTGHLAAMTATCSMEIKSVPGVKNMLFGGEGIFNTVITGPGRVWLQTMPISNVAGALRPYIPTGA, from the coding sequence ATGAGATATCAGATACAAGGCGAGACGCTTCCGGTAGTAATCTGCGAGCTGGAAGGCGGAGAGAAGATGATCACCGAAGGCGGAGGCATGGCATGGATGTCCCCCAACATGCTGATGGAGACCACCACCAATGGCGGCATCGGCAAGGCGTTTGGGCGGATGTTTTCCGGTGAGCGTATGTTCCAGAATATCTATACTGCGCAAGGAGGGCCGGGAATGATTGCGTTTGCGTCCAGTTTTCCAGGATCTGTCCGTGCATTCCAAATTGCTCCTGGGCAGGAGATGATTCTTCAGAAGAGCGCGTTCCTGGCAGGAGAGATGGGAATCGAACTGTCCGTATTCTTTAATAAGAAGTTTAGTTCCGGCCTGTTCGGCGGAGAAGGATTCATTATGCAGAAGGTAAGCGGCCATGGGATCGTGTTTACGGAGTTTGACGGCCATGTGATAGAATACGAGCTTCAGCCCGGGCAGCAGATCGTGGTGGATACGGGCCATCTGGCAGCTATGACGGCCACCTGCAGCATGGAGATCAAGAGCGTGCCGGGCGTAAAGAATATGCTGTTCGGCGGAGAGGGAATCTTCAACACGGTAATCACAGGGCCGGGAAGAGTATGGCTCCAGACCATGCCAATCAGCAACGTGGCCGGAGCATTAAGGCCATATATTCCAACCGGTGCATAA